Proteins co-encoded in one Bradyrhizobium sp. 170 genomic window:
- a CDS encoding ERF family protein, which translates to MNTLPASSDYHSVIERAAMDPNFDVDKLERLVAMQEASQQRSADQQFNEALSKAEAEMSTISTNANNPQTRSRYATFARLDGEIRPIYTSHGFGIQFNTEPTGEPNMIRVVGMLSNGMIQRRFQVDMPIVTQGLRGQDMMTRTHATISAISYGKRALEIMMFNLAIGDDDDGNRAGGSYRPAPAPRSMDELHDPHTGEVVDHVDPFAIEMHEGQTWAEFIEPLQRYMLHCKTITEWDEWMSLNGALLVKLKETKPQLFRLFERNIEAKHEELTK; encoded by the coding sequence ATGAACACGCTTCCAGCCAGCAGCGACTATCACAGCGTGATCGAGCGCGCCGCGATGGACCCCAACTTCGACGTGGACAAGCTGGAGCGCCTGGTCGCGATGCAGGAAGCCAGTCAGCAGCGCAGCGCCGATCAGCAGTTCAACGAGGCCTTGTCGAAGGCTGAAGCGGAGATGAGCACCATTTCCACCAACGCCAACAACCCGCAAACCCGCAGCAGATACGCCACCTTCGCGCGGCTCGATGGCGAGATTCGCCCGATCTACACCAGCCATGGCTTCGGTATCCAGTTCAACACCGAGCCGACCGGCGAGCCGAACATGATCCGCGTCGTCGGCATGCTGTCAAACGGCATGATCCAGCGCCGCTTCCAAGTGGACATGCCAATCGTCACGCAGGGCCTTCGCGGTCAGGACATGATGACCCGCACGCACGCGACGATCTCCGCGATCTCCTACGGCAAGCGCGCACTGGAGATCATGATGTTCAACCTCGCGATCGGCGATGACGACGATGGCAACCGTGCTGGCGGCTCCTATCGCCCAGCGCCTGCGCCGCGCTCGATGGACGAGCTGCACGATCCGCACACTGGCGAGGTTGTCGATCACGTCGATCCGTTCGCGATCGAGATGCACGAAGGCCAGACATGGGCCGAGTTCATCGAGCCGCTGCAGCGCTACATGCTTCACTGCAAGACCATCACCGAGTGGGACGAATGGATGAGCCTGAACGGCGCGCTGCTGGTCAAGCTGAAGGAAACCAAGCCGCAGCTGTTCCGGCTGTTTGAAAGGAACATCGAAGCCAAGCATGAGGAGCTGACGAAATGA
- a CDS encoding helix-hairpin-helix domain-containing protein, whose amino-acid sequence MSDQISSSTSLTKLSALAEQANASGAWWKEEVLDQRSELALPNRVLVVLANAGITTVEQLKAAGPDKLRKMDGIGKLAFNQIIDLLRALDRQANGGGS is encoded by the coding sequence ATGAGCGACCAGATCAGCAGCAGCACCAGCCTCACCAAATTGTCGGCGCTCGCCGAGCAAGCCAACGCCAGCGGCGCATGGTGGAAAGAAGAAGTGCTTGATCAGCGCAGCGAGCTGGCGTTGCCAAACCGCGTGCTGGTGGTGCTGGCGAACGCAGGCATTACCACCGTCGAGCAGCTGAAGGCGGCGGGACCGGACAAGCTGCGCAAGATGGACGGCATCGGCAAGCTGGCCTTCAACCAGATCATCGATCTGCTGCGGGCGCTCGATCGTCAGGCGAACGGCGGTGGCAGCTGA
- a CDS encoding AlpA family phage regulatory protein, with the protein MVLEMVEEEKEGGARRMLTLEQVLKLVPVGHSTLKRMMAREQFPRPHYISPNKRVWYEDQIERWQRTLPAESVRKKQERRRNKGGRLA; encoded by the coding sequence ATGGTGCTGGAAATGGTGGAAGAGGAGAAAGAAGGCGGCGCGCGGCGCATGCTCACGCTCGAACAGGTGCTGAAGCTGGTGCCGGTCGGCCACTCGACGCTAAAGCGAATGATGGCGCGCGAGCAGTTTCCGCGCCCGCATTACATCAGCCCGAACAAACGGGTCTGGTACGAAGATCAGATAGAACGGTGGCAGCGAACCCTGCCAGCCGAAAGCGTCCGCAAGAAACAGGAGCGGCGGCGCAATAAGGGCGGCAGGCTGGCCTAG
- a CDS encoding topoisomerase DNA-binding C4 zinc finger domain-containing protein: MNDPDQFTFFEEAASPTAIEVPVLKVFDGDGFLTKIAVRQLTDNPKDHTEFEATIRFGFVDAPELEQRGGCEAREFLTALIGGRKVWIDILTKMDTGNSFDRHGRIVAVPYLGDRYPASMVSNRSLYLTGNIEIEMLLNGWAWVLERYGPDEIYFDALEVAQKNKRGIWAYDDNVHPWTFKRQKYIDRRLSAKEPKTVGKCPAEGCVGSLVKRNGKFGVFYGCSNYPNCTYSRSV, translated from the coding sequence ATGAATGATCCTGATCAATTCACGTTTTTCGAAGAAGCAGCTTCACCGACTGCGATTGAGGTTCCTGTATTGAAAGTGTTTGATGGTGATGGGTTCCTCACCAAGATCGCCGTTCGTCAACTGACGGATAATCCAAAAGACCACACAGAGTTCGAAGCCACAATCCGATTTGGCTTTGTCGATGCTCCAGAGCTTGAGCAAAGAGGTGGTTGTGAAGCGAGAGAGTTTCTCACTGCTTTGATTGGAGGACGAAAAGTTTGGATTGATATCCTGACCAAGATGGATACAGGCAATTCGTTTGATCGGCATGGGCGGATTGTCGCTGTTCCATATTTGGGTGATCGATATCCAGCTTCTATGGTCAGCAATCGTTCGTTATATCTGACAGGAAATATTGAGATTGAGATGTTGCTGAATGGTTGGGCTTGGGTTCTCGAAAGATATGGGCCTGATGAGATATATTTTGATGCTTTGGAAGTTGCTCAGAAGAACAAGCGGGGAATTTGGGCGTACGACGATAATGTACACCCTTGGACCTTTAAGCGTCAGAAATACATTGATCGCCGTCTATCCGCAAAAGAACCGAAAACTGTTGGAAAATGTCCAGCGGAAGGCTGTGTTGGAAGTTTGGTAAAGCGCAACGGGAAGTTCGGAGTGTTCTATGGATGCTCAAACTATCCAAATTGTACGTACTCACGTTCAGTATAG
- the ubiA gene encoding 4-hydroxybenzoate octaprenyltransferase, whose translation MSDATTRVADATGNWVDTRAPSWSRPYLRLSRFDRPIGSWLLLMPCWWSAALAAGVARDVSQLPLVIVLFLIGAFVMRGAGCAWNDITDRDLDARVERTRSRPLPAGQISVTQAFAFLVLQALIGLLVLLQFNRFAIMTGIASLVIVAVYPFMKRITWWPQVVLGLAFSWGALMGFAVTLGRIDLTALALYAGSIAWVIGYDTIYAHQDTEDDALIGIKSTARLFGARTHRALAVFYSLAVVLIGVALALGSARWPAWIGLIAFAAHLAWQIRRLDISDPALCLRVFKSNRDAGLLLFAGLLIDAVMRA comes from the coding sequence ATGAGCGACGCGACCACCCGCGTTGCCGACGCCACCGGCAACTGGGTCGATACGCGCGCGCCGTCCTGGTCACGGCCTTACTTGCGGCTTTCCCGTTTCGACCGTCCGATCGGATCGTGGCTGTTGCTGATGCCGTGCTGGTGGTCGGCGGCGCTGGCCGCCGGTGTTGCCCGCGACGTCTCGCAACTGCCGCTCGTGATCGTGCTGTTCTTGATCGGCGCCTTTGTCATGCGCGGGGCGGGGTGCGCCTGGAACGACATCACCGACCGCGATCTCGACGCGCGCGTCGAGCGGACACGGTCGCGGCCATTGCCCGCCGGGCAGATCAGCGTGACGCAGGCATTTGCCTTCCTGGTCCTGCAGGCGCTGATCGGACTTCTGGTGCTGCTGCAGTTCAACCGTTTTGCGATCATGACCGGCATCGCCTCGCTGGTTATCGTCGCGGTCTATCCTTTCATGAAGCGCATCACCTGGTGGCCGCAGGTCGTGCTGGGGCTGGCGTTCTCCTGGGGCGCGCTGATGGGATTCGCTGTCACGCTCGGGCGGATCGATCTGACCGCGCTCGCGCTCTACGCCGGCTCGATCGCCTGGGTGATCGGCTACGACACGATCTACGCCCATCAGGACACCGAGGACGACGCGCTGATCGGCATCAAGTCCACCGCACGCCTGTTCGGCGCGCGCACCCATCGCGCGCTCGCGGTGTTTTATTCGCTTGCGGTGGTCTTGATCGGCGTAGCGCTGGCGCTGGGTAGCGCTCGCTGGCCGGCATGGATCGGGCTGATCGCGTTCGCCGCGCATCTGGCGTGGCAGATCAGGCGATTGGACATCAGCGATCCCGCGCTGTGCCTGCGCGTGTTCAAGTCCAATCGCGATGCAGGCCTGTTGCTGTTCGCGGGACTCTTGATTGACGCCGTGATGCGCGCGTAG
- a CDS encoding 16S rRNA (uracil(1498)-N(3))-methyltransferase, with protein MPELDFRAPRLFVDAPLREGERIALERNQSNYLGNVMRLSAGESILVFNGRDGEWQAEIEGRKRPDGLKILARTRPQDRLPDIAYVFAPLKHARLDYMVQKAVEMGASALQPVLTRFTQVSRVNSERMRANVIEAAEQCGILSLADVAEPMPLDRFLTQRQPERLLVFCDEAAETTSPLQALQNGVTATGGIDILIGPEGGFAEEERALLLRQPKRLRLSLGPRILRADTAGVAALALVQAALGDWHSSGRG; from the coding sequence ATGCCTGAACTCGATTTTCGCGCCCCTCGCCTGTTCGTCGACGCCCCTTTGCGCGAGGGCGAGAGAATCGCGCTGGAGCGCAACCAGAGCAACTATCTGGGCAATGTGATGCGCCTTTCGGCCGGCGAAAGCATCCTGGTGTTCAATGGCCGCGACGGCGAATGGCAGGCGGAGATCGAGGGACGCAAGCGGCCCGACGGCCTGAAGATCCTCGCGCGAACGCGGCCGCAGGATCGCCTGCCCGACATCGCCTATGTCTTTGCGCCGCTGAAGCACGCTCGCCTCGACTACATGGTGCAGAAGGCGGTCGAGATGGGTGCGTCGGCGCTGCAGCCGGTGTTGACGCGATTCACCCAGGTTTCGCGGGTCAACAGCGAGCGGATGCGCGCCAATGTCATCGAGGCCGCCGAGCAATGCGGCATCCTGAGCCTCGCCGATGTTGCCGAGCCGATGCCGCTCGATCGGTTTCTGACCCAGCGCCAGCCGGAGCGCCTGCTGGTTTTCTGCGACGAGGCGGCGGAAACCACCTCGCCTCTGCAGGCCCTGCAAAACGGGGTAACCGCAACTGGCGGCATCGACATCCTGATCGGCCCCGAGGGCGGATTTGCCGAGGAAGAACGGGCGCTGCTTCTGCGGCAGCCCAAGAGGCTGCGGCTGTCTCTGGGCCCCCGCATCCTGCGCGCGGATACCGCCGGCGTCGCCGCGCTGGCGCTGGTGCAGGCCGCCCTGGGCGACTGGCACAGTTCAGGCAGAGGATGA
- a CDS encoding type II toxin-antitoxin system RelE/ParE family toxin produces MGEVRLSQLAERDLLEIWLHMAADKGPDTADHWIDRIEARCRQLAEFPESGPLRPDIADGARMLVIARWLALYEITKGGLRIMRVVDAARNLGELDLSGE; encoded by the coding sequence TTGGGCGAGGTTCGCCTTTCCCAGCTCGCAGAGCGCGATCTCCTGGAAATCTGGCTTCACATGGCGGCGGACAAAGGGCCGGATACGGCTGATCACTGGATTGATCGTATTGAAGCGCGGTGCCGCCAACTGGCGGAATTTCCCGAGTCAGGACCGCTTCGCCCCGACATTGCCGACGGTGCGCGGATGCTGGTGATTGCGCGCTGGCTGGCACTTTACGAAATCACGAAGGGCGGCCTCCGCATCATGCGCGTCGTCGATGCCGCGCGCAATCTGGGCGAACTGGACTTATCCGGCGAGTAA
- a CDS encoding type II toxin-antitoxin system ParD family antitoxin has product MAKIAKICGRIHIWGRKVRAMNMNVSLTEELSEFVKAKVSSGRYTSASEVVREALRIMEQTEEARLAFLRNAWAAGQASGDAGVADFADIKAQGRALLKAAGK; this is encoded by the coding sequence ATGGCAAAGATTGCCAAAATCTGTGGTCGCATCCATATTTGGGGAAGAAAGGTCCGCGCCATGAATATGAATGTCTCGCTGACTGAAGAACTGAGCGAGTTCGTCAAAGCCAAGGTTTCGAGTGGCCGTTACACCTCGGCAAGCGAGGTTGTGCGTGAGGCGCTGCGGATCATGGAGCAGACGGAAGAAGCCCGGTTGGCTTTCCTGCGGAATGCTTGGGCGGCAGGCCAGGCGAGCGGCGATGCAGGCGTGGCCGATTTTGCTGATATCAAAGCGCAAGGTCGGGCGCTGTTGAAGGCGGCGGGCAAGTAG
- a CDS encoding ATP phosphoribosyltransferase regulatory subunit, producing MTATAAIRGAAGSAAWADALLLSFAQGGYVQAHPGILQPAEPFLDLSGEDIRKSLYLTTDASGEELCLRPDLTIPVARDYLASGRAGQPAGFSYLGPVFRYRGGQPSEFLQAGIESFGRQDRAAADAEMLALALEATAAFGLKDVDIRTGDVALFTALIDALNLYPVWRRRLIKDFNRKISLAEDIERLTLSTAPGRNEYEGVLAALAGSDRKAALALVTDLMSIAGTTNVGGRTVAEIADRFLEQSTLKGGALPRDALAIIKRFLAIAGDPDESVAQLRALASDAKLDLAAAIDQLESRVGFMAARGIDTKLTRFSTSFGRGLDYYTGFEFELHAKGNAKGNTRGNGVEPLVAGGRYDGLMKQLGSPTPIPAVGFSVWIEALTQLGKPVSQGSAA from the coding sequence ATGACCGCGACCGCCGCCATCAGAGGTGCTGCCGGATCCGCCGCCTGGGCGGATGCGCTGCTATTGTCGTTTGCACAAGGCGGCTACGTCCAGGCGCACCCCGGCATCCTGCAGCCGGCGGAGCCGTTCCTCGATCTCTCCGGCGAGGACATCCGTAAGAGCCTTTACCTGACCACCGACGCGTCCGGCGAGGAGCTCTGCCTGCGCCCCGACCTCACCATTCCGGTCGCGCGCGACTATCTTGCCTCCGGGCGCGCCGGCCAACCCGCGGGCTTCAGCTATCTCGGGCCGGTGTTCCGCTATCGCGGCGGCCAGCCGAGCGAATTCCTGCAGGCCGGCATCGAATCCTTTGGCCGGCAGGACCGCGCCGCGGCGGACGCCGAAATGCTGGCGCTGGCGCTGGAAGCCACGGCCGCCTTCGGATTAAAGGACGTCGACATCCGCACCGGCGACGTCGCCCTGTTCACGGCGCTAATCGACGCGCTTAATCTCTATCCGGTGTGGCGGCGGCGGCTGATCAAGGATTTCAACCGCAAGATCAGCCTCGCCGAGGACATCGAGCGGCTGACGCTTTCGACCGCGCCCGGCCGCAACGAATATGAGGGCGTGCTGGCCGCACTTGCCGGCTCCGACCGCAAGGCGGCGCTGGCGCTGGTCACCGACCTGATGTCGATCGCCGGCACCACCAATGTCGGCGGACGGACGGTTGCCGAAATCGCCGACCGCTTCCTCGAGCAATCGACGCTGAAGGGCGGCGCGCTGCCGCGCGATGCGCTTGCCATCATCAAGCGCTTCCTCGCGATCGCGGGCGATCCCGATGAATCGGTGGCGCAACTGCGTGCGCTTGCCTCCGACGCCAAGCTCGATCTCGCCGCCGCCATCGACCAGCTCGAAAGCCGCGTCGGCTTCATGGCCGCGCGCGGCATCGACACGAAGCTGACGCGGTTTTCCACCTCGTTCGGCCGGGGGCTCGATTATTACACCGGCTTCGAATTCGAGCTGCACGCCAAAGGAAATGCCAAGGGAAATACCAGGGGTAACGGCGTCGAACCGCTGGTGGCGGGCGGGCGCTATGATGGCCTGATGAAGCAGCTCGGTTCGCCGACGCCGATTCCCGCGGTCGGCTTCTCGGTGTGGATCGAGGCGCTGACGCAGCTCGGAAAACCTGTCTCGCAAGGGAGCGCCGCATGA
- the hisG gene encoding ATP phosphoribosyltransferase, producing the protein MTAPFVLAVPSKGRLQENTEAFFTRAGLSLAKPRGARDYRGTITGLDNVEIAYLSASEIASQLARGMVHLGVTGEDLLRESITDADKRVLLIDNLGFGSANVVVAVPQAWIDVRTMADLDDVTTGFRAQHNRRMRVATKYINLTRNFFAAHGVVDYRIVESAGATEGAPAVGTAEMIVDITTTGATLAANGLKVLDDGVILRSQANLVASRDADWSTDARETARVILDHIAARARASKYREVRTRFAGCNDALLAEAHNRFGVVTPFGGPTSSGMLTLHCPPMQLYALGSFLREHGADTVSIASLDYVLDRENPLFARLEAFLRQ; encoded by the coding sequence ATGACCGCCCCCTTCGTTCTCGCCGTTCCCTCCAAGGGCCGCCTGCAGGAAAATACTGAGGCGTTTTTCACGCGCGCAGGGCTCTCGCTGGCGAAACCGCGCGGCGCGCGCGACTATCGCGGCACCATCACGGGCCTCGACAATGTCGAGATCGCCTATCTCTCGGCGAGCGAAATCGCTTCGCAACTGGCGCGCGGCATGGTCCATCTCGGCGTCACCGGCGAGGATCTGCTGCGCGAAAGCATTACGGATGCCGACAAGCGCGTGCTGCTGATCGACAATCTCGGCTTCGGCAGCGCCAATGTCGTGGTCGCGGTGCCGCAGGCATGGATCGACGTCCGCACCATGGCCGATCTCGACGACGTCACGACCGGTTTCCGCGCCCAGCATAACCGGCGGATGCGGGTCGCAACCAAATACATCAACCTGACGCGCAATTTCTTCGCCGCCCACGGCGTGGTCGATTACCGCATCGTCGAAAGCGCCGGCGCCACCGAGGGCGCGCCCGCCGTCGGCACCGCCGAGATGATCGTCGACATCACGACGACCGGCGCGACGCTCGCTGCCAACGGCCTCAAGGTGCTGGACGACGGCGTGATCCTGCGCAGCCAGGCCAATCTCGTGGCGTCCCGCGATGCCGACTGGTCGACTGACGCCCGCGAGACCGCGCGCGTCATCCTCGACCACATCGCCGCGCGCGCCCGCGCCAGCAAATACCGCGAGGTGCGAACGCGTTTCGCCGGCTGCAACGATGCGTTGCTGGCGGAGGCGCATAACCGGTTTGGCGTGGTGACGCCGTTCGGCGGGCCGACCTCGTCGGGCATGCTGACGCTGCACTGCCCGCCGATGCAGCTTTACGCGCTCGGCAGCTTCCTGCGCGAGCATGGGGCGGACACGGTTTCGATCGCCTCGCTCGACTACGTGCTCGACCGGGAAAACCCGTTATTTGCCAGGCTCGAGGCGTTCTTGCGGCAATAA
- a CDS encoding glycosyltransferase family 2 protein — translation MMLGSDVSRLSTTAAGAAAQGLSIVVPLYNEAAGLALLHERLVGLARTLKARYGLGCEVVYVDDGSADNTLAIARTLTADALDIQVVSLSRNFGKEAALMAGLDHARLGAMLFMDGDGQHPPDLVEKLVSHWIDDGYDVVYTAKAHRDNESFLRRQAVHGFYALINWGARQKIPEDAGDFRLLSPRAATALRQLPERNRFFKGLSNWIGFRQIRVDYEPAPRAHGVTTFSPGRLIGLSIEGLTSFSVAPLRFASLLGVLLAISAFLFGLTILWEVWTTGKQVPGYPSLMIGLMTIGGVQLIMIGIVGEYIGKILSELKARPIYFVAEHSEKRADGETAASTAERTAAE, via the coding sequence ATGATGCTCGGCTCTGACGTTTCCCGCCTGTCGACGACCGCAGCCGGCGCCGCGGCGCAGGGCCTGTCGATTGTCGTGCCGCTGTACAACGAGGCGGCGGGGCTCGCTCTGCTGCACGAGCGGCTGGTCGGCCTCGCCCGCACGCTAAAGGCACGTTACGGCCTCGGATGCGAAGTGGTCTATGTCGACGACGGCAGCGCCGACAACACGCTGGCGATCGCGCGCACGCTCACCGCTGACGCGCTCGACATCCAGGTGGTGTCGCTGTCACGCAATTTCGGCAAGGAGGCCGCGCTGATGGCGGGGCTGGACCATGCCCGCCTTGGCGCGATGCTGTTCATGGACGGCGACGGGCAGCATCCGCCTGATCTGGTCGAAAAGCTGGTCTCGCACTGGATCGATGACGGCTACGACGTCGTCTATACGGCGAAGGCGCATCGCGACAATGAATCGTTCCTGCGCCGCCAGGCGGTGCACGGCTTCTACGCGCTGATCAACTGGGGCGCGCGGCAGAAGATCCCCGAGGATGCCGGCGACTTCCGCCTGCTGTCGCCGCGCGCGGCCACGGCGCTGCGACAGCTTCCCGAGCGCAACCGCTTCTTCAAGGGCCTGTCGAACTGGATCGGCTTCCGCCAGATCCGCGTCGATTACGAGCCGGCGCCGCGCGCGCACGGCGTCACGACGTTCAGCCCGGGCCGCCTGATCGGACTGTCGATCGAGGGATTGACGTCGTTCTCGGTGGCGCCGCTGCGCTTTGCGAGCCTGCTCGGCGTGCTGCTGGCGATCAGCGCCTTCCTGTTCGGCCTGACCATTCTCTGGGAGGTCTGGACCACCGGCAAGCAGGTCCCCGGCTATCCCTCGCTGATGATCGGCCTGATGACGATCGGCGGCGTTCAGCTCATCATGATCGGGATCGTCGGCGAATATATCGGCAAGATCCTGTCCGAGCTGAAGGCGCGTCCGATCTACTTCGTCGCCGAGCACTCCGAAAAGCGCGCCGACGGCGAGACGGCGGCGAGCACCGCTGAGCGGACCGCCGCCGAATGA
- a CDS encoding ChbG/HpnK family deacetylase yields the protein MNDAALRRIWLCADDYGLADGVNRAIRDLISRGRLNATSVMVVGAAIGRAEVAALQDAAANSPRCAIGLHATLTAPFRPLTMHFRPLNGGLFLPFPAMLRSGLLRRLDPEMIEDEMLAQLAAFKELFGRAPDFVDGHQHAQLFPQVRDAFLRAVKEAVPGAWVRQGGRLKPLAGLLGAPKALVLDVLSAQFRKRAARAGIPFNPAFAGAYDFSKAPDFGVLMGEFLAELPEGGLVMCHPGFVDETLRSLDPLTTQREAEHAFLASDRFPTLLAANKVTLS from the coding sequence ATGAACGACGCTGCGCTGCGCCGGATCTGGCTGTGCGCCGACGATTACGGGCTGGCCGATGGCGTCAACCGCGCCATTCGCGATTTGATTTCCCGCGGCCGTCTCAATGCCACCTCGGTGATGGTGGTAGGCGCAGCGATCGGGCGCGCCGAGGTCGCCGCGCTGCAGGACGCAGCAGCGAACAGCCCGCGTTGCGCGATCGGCCTGCACGCGACGCTGACCGCTCCGTTTCGTCCGCTGACGATGCACTTCCGGCCGCTCAATGGTGGCCTGTTCCTGCCGTTCCCAGCCATGCTGCGATCGGGGCTGTTGCGGCGGCTCGATCCTGAAATGATCGAGGACGAGATGCTAGCCCAGCTCGCGGCCTTCAAGGAGCTGTTCGGCCGCGCGCCCGATTTCGTCGACGGCCATCAGCATGCGCAACTCTTCCCGCAGGTGCGCGACGCCTTCCTGCGCGCGGTGAAGGAAGCCGTGCCCGGCGCCTGGGTTCGCCAGGGCGGACGCCTCAAGCCGCTGGCAGGGCTGCTCGGCGCGCCGAAGGCGCTGGTGCTCGACGTTCTCAGCGCGCAATTCCGCAAGCGCGCGGCCCGTGCCGGCATCCCGTTCAATCCCGCCTTCGCCGGCGCCTATGATTTTTCGAAAGCGCCCGATTTCGGCGTGCTGATGGGTGAGTTCCTTGCCGAATTGCCGGAAGGCGGGCTGGTGATGTGCCACCCTGGATTCGTCGACGAAACGCTCAGGAGCCTCGATCCCCTGACCACCCAGCGCGAGGCGGAACATGCGTTCCTGGCAAGCGATCGATTCCCGACATTGCTGGCGGCGAATAAAGTTACATTGAGCTGA
- a CDS encoding DUF2076 domain-containing protein: protein MTPQERQLIDDLFDRLAKLESAKRDPEAMSAIMQGLRNAPNAVYALVQTTLVQDEALKRADMRIQELEAGAGQQAQSGGFLDSMRDAIFGQNQQHGSVPNVRAPEMAGSRPAWNTGQVLQQNQAPGQYNQPGQYNQPAYAQPGAQQQSPFGGGGSFLGTAAAAAVGVVGGSMLASSLRSMMGGGGNHQSFGDTAGHSGGIEDRRPWSDQSGGNLARDAGINDIGSRGSSSQRADNNDNDSGSRQGFFDSASHDDDDTDHDSDGFDGDDGGGDSDYA from the coding sequence ATGACACCGCAAGAACGCCAACTGATTGACGATCTTTTCGACCGGCTCGCCAAGCTGGAAAGCGCCAAGCGCGATCCGGAGGCGATGTCAGCGATCATGCAGGGCCTGCGCAACGCGCCGAATGCAGTCTATGCGCTGGTGCAAACGACGCTGGTGCAGGACGAGGCGCTGAAGCGCGCCGACATGCGCATCCAGGAGCTGGAAGCGGGCGCGGGTCAGCAAGCTCAATCCGGCGGCTTCCTCGATTCGATGCGCGATGCGATCTTCGGGCAGAACCAGCAACATGGTTCGGTGCCCAACGTTCGCGCACCTGAGATGGCAGGCAGCCGCCCGGCCTGGAACACCGGGCAGGTACTGCAGCAGAACCAGGCGCCCGGACAATACAATCAGCCCGGACAATACAATCAGCCGGCCTACGCCCAGCCCGGCGCTCAGCAGCAGTCGCCGTTCGGCGGCGGCGGCTCGTTTCTCGGAACCGCTGCGGCAGCCGCGGTCGGTGTGGTCGGCGGATCGATGCTGGCCAGCAGCCTCCGTTCGATGATGGGCGGCGGCGGCAACCACCAAAGCTTCGGCGACACAGCCGGCCATAGCGGCGGCATCGAAGACCGCAGGCCGTGGAGCGATCAGTCCGGCGGCAATCTGGCGCGCGACGCCGGGATCAACGACATCGGTTCGCGCGGCTCGTCCAGCCAGCGGGCCGACAACAACGATAACGATTCCGGCTCACGCCAGGGATTCTTCGATTCTGCCTCGCATGATGATGACGACACCGACCACGATTCCGACGGCTTCGACGGCGACGATGGCGGTGGCGACAGCGATTACGCGTGA
- a CDS encoding L,D-transpeptidase has product MSGKISLALLASASCLCFASEASAIDASPIAEPTVIYGREPAPVRMASAKRSSMGGGFIEFLFGDAPQGGRYQQQPAYQTQPDYGYGGRRALLPPMDPQQSMRREEEFDPAQHRLDPKYEKQVVEYHGKESPGTIVIDTPNKFLFLVQGDGKALRYGVGVGRPGFTWSGVKAVSAKKEWPAWTPPPEMLARRPDLPRHMEGGPQNPLGARAMYLGSSLYRIHGSNEPWTIGTNVSSGCIRMRNEDVIDLYGRVGVGARVVVI; this is encoded by the coding sequence ATGTCCGGAAAAATCTCCCTTGCGCTCCTTGCGAGCGCGTCTTGCCTTTGCTTCGCCAGTGAGGCCAGTGCGATCGACGCCTCGCCAATTGCCGAGCCCACCGTGATCTACGGCCGTGAGCCCGCGCCGGTGCGCATGGCTTCTGCCAAACGCTCCAGCATGGGCGGCGGCTTCATCGAATTCCTGTTCGGCGATGCGCCGCAGGGCGGGCGCTATCAGCAACAGCCGGCCTATCAGACGCAGCCCGACTACGGATATGGCGGGCGGCGCGCGCTGCTGCCGCCGATGGACCCGCAGCAGTCGATGCGCCGGGAGGAGGAGTTCGATCCCGCGCAGCACCGGCTCGATCCGAAATACGAAAAGCAGGTGGTCGAGTATCACGGCAAGGAAAGCCCGGGCACCATCGTGATCGACACCCCGAACAAATTCCTGTTCCTGGTCCAGGGCGACGGCAAGGCGCTGCGCTATGGCGTCGGCGTCGGCCGTCCCGGCTTCACCTGGTCGGGCGTCAAGGCGGTCTCCGCGAAGAAGGAATGGCCGGCCTGGACGCCGCCGCCGGAAATGCTGGCGCGGCGCCCCGATCTGCCGCGGCACATGGAGGGCGGTCCGCAAAATCCGCTCGGCGCGCGTGCGATGTATCTGGGTTCGTCGCTCTATCGCATCCACGGCTCCAACGAGCCCTGGACCATCGGCACCAACGTATCGTCCGGCTGCATCCGGATGCGCAATGAAGATGTCATCGATCTCTACGGCCGCGTCGGCGTCGGCGCCAGGGTCGTGGTGATTTGA